One stretch of Streptomyces sp. A2-16 DNA includes these proteins:
- a CDS encoding class I SAM-dependent methyltransferase: MLTVDFSRFPLAPGDRVLDLGCGAGRHAFECYRRGAQVVALDQNADEIREVAKWFAAMKEAGEAPEGATATAMEGDALALPFPDESFDVVIISEVMEHIPDDKGVLAEMVRVLKPGGRIAITVPRYGPEKVCWALSDAYHEVEGGHIRIYKADELLAKIREAGLKPYGTHHAHALHSPYWWLKCAFGVDNDKALPVQAYHKLLVWDIMKKPLATRVAEQALNPLIGKSFVAYATKPHLPAVDAR; encoded by the coding sequence GTGCTGACCGTCGACTTCTCCCGGTTCCCGCTCGCGCCGGGCGACCGCGTCCTGGACCTCGGCTGCGGGGCCGGCCGGCACGCCTTCGAGTGCTACCGGCGCGGCGCGCAGGTCGTGGCCCTGGACCAGAACGCCGACGAGATCCGCGAGGTCGCCAAGTGGTTCGCGGCGATGAAGGAGGCCGGGGAGGCCCCCGAGGGCGCCACCGCCACCGCCATGGAGGGCGACGCCCTGGCGCTTCCCTTCCCCGACGAGTCCTTCGACGTCGTGATCATCTCCGAGGTCATGGAGCACATCCCGGACGACAAGGGCGTGCTCGCCGAGATGGTCCGGGTGCTGAAGCCGGGCGGCCGGATCGCCATCACCGTCCCGCGCTACGGCCCCGAGAAGGTCTGCTGGGCCCTGTCCGACGCCTACCACGAGGTCGAGGGCGGCCACATCCGCATCTACAAGGCGGACGAACTCCTCGCGAAGATACGCGAGGCGGGCCTCAAGCCGTACGGCACCCACCACGCGCACGCCCTGCACTCCCCGTACTGGTGGCTGAAGTGCGCGTTCGGTGTCGACAACGACAAGGCGCTGCCGGTGCAGGCGTACCACAAGCTGCTGGTCTGGGACATCATGAAGAAGCCGCTGGCGACGAGGGTCGCCGAGCAGGCCCTCAACCCGCTGATCGGCAAGAGCTTCGTGGCCTACGCGACCAAGCCGCACCTGCCCGCCGTGGACGCGCGGTGA
- a CDS encoding glycosyltransferase family 4 protein, which yields MTAEASQAGPFEDPAADGERPLRIALLTYKGNPFCGGQGVYVRHLSRELARLGHRVEVIGSQPYPVLDPGYDGLRLTELPSLDLYRSPDPFRTPKRDEYRDWIDALEVATMWTGGFPEPLTFSLRARRHLRARTGEFDVVHDNQTLGYGLLGDVGAPLVTTIHHPITVDRQLELDAAEDRWQRLSKRRWYAFTRMQKRVARRLPSVLTVSGTSRQEIVDHLGVRGDRIHVVHIGADTDQFSPDPAVPVVPGRIVTTSSADVPLKGLVFLVEALAKVRTEHPGAHLVVVGTRPAEGPVAQAMERYGLEGAVDFVKGISDAELVDLVRSAEVACVPSLYEGFSLPAAEAMATATPLVATTGGAIPEVAGRDGETCLAVPPGDPGALAAALSRLLGDPDLRARLGRAGRERVLAKFTWARAAEGTVSRYREAIAGSAPTPPGRSAALRGAPLAPSTTDTGVYPESRATC from the coding sequence GTGACCGCTGAGGCCAGTCAGGCAGGGCCCTTCGAGGACCCGGCCGCCGACGGCGAGCGACCGCTCCGTATCGCGCTCCTCACCTACAAAGGGAACCCGTTCTGCGGCGGCCAGGGTGTCTATGTACGGCACCTGTCCCGTGAACTGGCCCGCCTCGGCCACCGCGTCGAGGTCATCGGCTCCCAGCCGTATCCGGTCCTCGACCCGGGCTACGACGGCCTGCGTCTGACCGAGCTGCCCAGCCTGGACCTGTACCGCTCCCCGGACCCCTTCCGCACCCCGAAACGCGACGAGTACCGGGACTGGATCGACGCCCTGGAAGTCGCCACGATGTGGACCGGCGGCTTCCCCGAGCCGCTCACCTTCTCCCTGCGGGCCCGACGCCATCTCCGGGCCCGCACCGGTGAGTTCGACGTGGTCCACGACAACCAGACCCTCGGCTACGGCCTGTTGGGCGACGTCGGCGCCCCGCTGGTGACCACCATCCACCACCCCATCACCGTGGACCGCCAGTTGGAGCTGGACGCGGCCGAGGACCGGTGGCAGCGGCTGTCCAAGCGCCGCTGGTACGCCTTCACCCGCATGCAGAAGCGCGTGGCCCGCCGCCTGCCCTCGGTCCTCACCGTCTCCGGCACCTCCCGCCAGGAGATCGTCGACCACCTCGGCGTCCGCGGCGACCGCATCCACGTCGTCCACATCGGCGCTGACACCGACCAGTTCTCGCCGGATCCCGCGGTGCCCGTCGTCCCCGGCCGGATCGTCACCACCTCCAGCGCCGACGTCCCCCTCAAGGGCCTGGTCTTCCTCGTCGAGGCGCTGGCGAAGGTGCGCACCGAACATCCCGGGGCCCACCTGGTCGTCGTCGGCACCCGGCCGGCCGAGGGCCCGGTCGCCCAGGCCATGGAGCGCTACGGCCTCGAAGGCGCCGTCGACTTCGTCAAGGGCATCTCGGACGCCGAACTGGTCGACCTCGTCCGCTCGGCGGAGGTCGCCTGCGTGCCCTCGCTCTACGAAGGCTTCTCGCTGCCGGCCGCCGAGGCCATGGCGACCGCCACCCCGCTGGTCGCCACGACGGGCGGCGCCATCCCCGAGGTCGCGGGGCGCGACGGCGAGACCTGCCTCGCGGTACCGCCGGGGGACCCGGGCGCACTGGCGGCCGCCCTGAGCCGCCTCCTGGGCGACCCGGACCTGAGAGCGCGACTCGGCCGGGCCGGACGTGAGCGGGTACTGGCGAAGTTCACCTGGGCGCGGGCCGCCGAGGGGACGGTGTCCCGGTACCGCGAGGCGATCGCCGGCTCCGCCCCCACGCCACCCGGCCGCTCCGCGGCCCTCCGGGGTGCCCCCCTTGCACCCTCGACCACAGACACCGGTGTCTACCCCGAAAGCAGGGCCACGTGCTGA
- a CDS encoding prenyltransferase codes for MTTSRTEHLVLPGVLTAEQAVETVAGILAVQREDGAIPWFRGHHLDPWDHTEAAMALDAAGEHEAAERAYAWLARHQNEDGSWYAAYQDGDFAEVTDRGRETNFVAYIAVGVWHHYLSTGDDTFLDRMWPTVYAATEFVLGLQQPGGQIGWKREDDGRAVPDALLTGSSSIHHALRCALAIAEQREEAQPDWELALGALRHAIRRHPERFLDKDRYSMDWYYPVLGGALTGAEAKSRIEEGWERFVVPGLGVRCVVPNPWVTGGESAELALALWVTGESDRALEILQSIQHLRDAESGLYWTGFVFEDRAVWPQELTTWTAGSLLLAVAALGGHEATCAVFGGDRLPLGLDPDCCA; via the coding sequence GTGACGACTTCGCGCACCGAACACCTCGTCCTGCCAGGGGTGCTGACCGCCGAGCAGGCCGTCGAGACCGTCGCCGGAATCCTGGCCGTGCAGCGGGAGGACGGGGCGATCCCCTGGTTCCGCGGGCACCACCTCGACCCGTGGGACCACACCGAGGCCGCGATGGCCCTGGACGCGGCGGGCGAGCACGAGGCCGCCGAGCGGGCCTACGCATGGCTCGCACGGCACCAGAACGAGGACGGTTCCTGGTACGCCGCATACCAGGACGGGGACTTCGCGGAGGTCACCGACCGGGGGCGCGAGACCAACTTCGTCGCCTACATAGCCGTAGGGGTGTGGCACCACTACCTCTCCACCGGCGACGACACGTTCCTCGACCGCATGTGGCCGACCGTGTACGCGGCGACGGAGTTCGTCCTGGGGCTCCAGCAGCCGGGCGGGCAGATCGGGTGGAAGCGGGAGGACGACGGCCGCGCCGTCCCCGACGCACTGCTCACCGGGTCCTCCTCGATCCACCACGCCCTGCGGTGCGCCCTTGCGATCGCCGAGCAGCGCGAAGAGGCCCAGCCCGACTGGGAGTTGGCCCTCGGGGCGCTGCGGCACGCGATCCGCCGGCACCCCGAGCGCTTCCTCGACAAGGACCGCTACTCCATGGACTGGTACTACCCGGTCCTGGGCGGGGCGTTGACCGGAGCCGAGGCCAAGTCCCGTATCGAGGAGGGCTGGGAGCGGTTCGTCGTGCCCGGCCTCGGAGTGCGCTGTGTCGTCCCCAACCCGTGGGTGACGGGCGGGGAGTCGGCCGAACTCGCCCTCGCCCTGTGGGTGACGGGCGAGTCCGACCGGGCGCTGGAGATCCTGCAGTCCATCCAGCATCTGCGGGACGCGGAGAGCGGGTTGTACTGGACCGGGTTCGTGTTCGAGGACAGGGCGGTGTGGCCCCAGGAGCTGACCACCTGGACGGCGGGCTCCCTGCTCCTGGCCGTCGCCGCGCTGGGGGGTCACGAGGCCACCTGCGCGGTGTTCGGCGGAGACCGCCTGCCGCTGGGGCTGGACCCGGACTGCTGCGCCTGA